The proteins below come from a single uncultured Carboxylicivirga sp. genomic window:
- a CDS encoding CHAT domain-containing protein: MKKKYLHIAILQIINMIYCTFLVGQNKDIATKYNIISSYYQNQYQKVIDLGSDYLLNNNAKDNVDELIVLSHVFKSYAKTDDLTDAFELIKSLREKSNSWEFEKYTSFYEACIYVVNNQTEIALPIFEKLLKLDNGIPLPDSIQTKLYHNLAICYKNIDRKRQLSYYQKSYALSKKLLKSNRDYLGYNMSSSSYLNAISTVYKRYEEAYGLYQEILNEDFNKEVLQYNENLYLNYLRFCTDMGLETEFERIADMLEKFYRTNIDAYRFDLGVLYNRRGMFSKNRGKYSEAINYYQKALSVTESAVNYRNFRSESTIQLARIYRDIGNENLSVNYAKQTVHEAKLKKSKYLYLFYSQVANLYAGLHKTEIAYAYLDSASNLAVSKQQFFTSKTFNNLSAWAYLRLKNYQKSLDFFKQVENILNQDNNFGDFEYWDNTNDMALAYLGLHNYLRVTEDLSRVYQEINNRFKSEIQSNNTSRVSSLFKRVNLNLAKAYYGLFEETDNNDYLQKSLEHLEQADQSIDAIRSQLNFDTDRVVMGDLYSDYISLAVKINLGLFHNTGKDFYLKKSFEFAQKGKSYSLLLGLNDKQIKIKAGIPDSLIQKENHYKGRFSFYQNEFDQLKLSNNPNEDDLEYLMKNRDKYLKSIDSLMSIIAKDYPRYYQLKYQPQLTTIKEVQEKLGEQQVLVDYFLLDNRLIQFVISKTSFRCNEVQIGELFYDDLNFVLKEISTPFRGSGDSVERLKKFSKASYHLYSQLLGTIESDIKGKELIIIPHAELSYLSFESLLTEDVSKDKPDMRQYPWLINEYSINYEYNAAILSSFSNGKREFNKVYSFAPEYFGDESTKDSVLVNIREAINDYLMPLPSAKEEIEKIGNIFDSEIFEGKAASKTNFLDNAISNNVMHLAMHSLNDELMPLNSQLVFSAESDSNDVLKAYELYNYDLNAPMVVLSSCSTGRGKRQNGEGLISLARAFKFSGVETQVFTLWPVDDQSGAILTELFYTHLKAKAYKDEALRQAKLDFIKNADAIKAHPYYWANYVITGNTCPIQQKTNSYYWFFLLILPIALIVTIKLRRKNTD, from the coding sequence TTGAAAAAAAAATATTTACATATAGCTATATTGCAGATTATCAATATGATATATTGTACTTTTTTAGTTGGACAAAATAAGGATATTGCAACTAAATATAACATAATATCGAGTTATTATCAAAATCAGTATCAAAAAGTAATTGATTTGGGTAGTGATTATTTATTGAATAATAATGCAAAGGATAATGTCGATGAGTTAATCGTTCTTTCTCATGTATTCAAATCGTATGCAAAAACAGATGATTTAACAGATGCATTTGAACTGATAAAGAGCCTTCGCGAGAAATCTAATAGTTGGGAATTTGAAAAGTATACATCTTTTTATGAAGCTTGTATTTATGTTGTGAATAATCAGACCGAGATTGCATTACCTATTTTTGAAAAATTATTGAAATTAGATAATGGAATACCTTTACCAGATAGTATTCAAACTAAATTGTATCATAACCTGGCAATTTGTTATAAAAACATTGATCGTAAAAGGCAATTGAGTTATTATCAAAAATCATATGCTTTATCCAAAAAGCTTTTAAAAAGCAATAGAGATTATCTTGGTTATAATATGTCTTCATCTTCTTATCTTAATGCGATAAGTACGGTTTATAAAAGGTATGAAGAAGCGTATGGTTTGTATCAGGAAATATTAAATGAAGATTTTAATAAAGAAGTCTTGCAGTATAATGAAAATCTTTATCTCAATTATTTGAGATTTTGTACTGATATGGGGTTAGAGACCGAATTTGAAAGAATAGCTGATATGCTTGAGAAATTTTATCGTACAAATATAGATGCCTATAGGTTTGATTTGGGGGTGTTATACAATCGAAGGGGGATGTTTTCAAAAAATAGAGGGAAATATAGCGAGGCTATAAACTATTATCAAAAAGCATTGAGTGTTACAGAGTCTGCAGTTAATTATAGAAATTTTAGATCAGAATCTACAATTCAGTTAGCACGGATTTATAGGGATATAGGGAATGAAAATCTGAGTGTGAATTATGCCAAGCAAACCGTTCATGAAGCAAAATTAAAAAAGTCGAAATATCTTTATTTGTTTTATTCTCAGGTAGCTAATTTGTATGCCGGTTTGCATAAAACAGAAATTGCATATGCTTACTTAGATTCGGCAAGTAATCTTGCTGTGTCGAAACAACAATTTTTTACAAGTAAGACGTTTAACAATTTATCTGCATGGGCTTATTTAAGACTTAAGAATTATCAAAAAAGTTTAGACTTTTTTAAGCAAGTTGAAAATATCTTAAATCAGGATAATAATTTTGGCGATTTTGAGTATTGGGATAACACAAATGATATGGCATTGGCTTATCTCGGTTTGCACAACTATTTAAGAGTAACTGAAGATTTAAGTCGAGTATATCAGGAAATTAATAATCGATTTAAATCTGAAATACAGAGTAATAATACCTCGAGGGTGTCTAGTTTGTTTAAGCGGGTGAATTTGAATCTCGCAAAAGCTTATTATGGCTTGTTTGAGGAGACAGATAATAACGATTATCTACAAAAATCGCTGGAGCACTTGGAACAAGCCGATCAATCTATTGATGCAATACGATCGCAGCTGAATTTTGATACGGATAGAGTAGTAATGGGAGATTTATATTCTGATTATATAAGTTTGGCAGTAAAAATAAACCTAGGTTTATTCCATAATACGGGTAAAGACTTTTACCTGAAAAAGTCGTTTGAGTTTGCACAGAAAGGTAAATCTTATTCTTTGTTGCTAGGATTAAATGATAAACAGATAAAAATTAAAGCAGGTATTCCTGATTCTCTTATTCAAAAAGAAAATCATTATAAAGGGCGATTCTCTTTTTATCAAAATGAATTTGATCAGCTAAAGTTAAGTAATAATCCAAATGAAGATGATTTGGAATATTTAATGAAAAATCGAGATAAATATTTGAAGAGTATTGATAGTTTAATGTCAATTATAGCAAAGGATTATCCGCGGTATTATCAGTTAAAATATCAGCCTCAATTAACGACAATAAAGGAAGTACAGGAGAAACTTGGAGAACAGCAGGTGTTGGTCGATTATTTTCTTTTGGATAATCGACTAATTCAGTTTGTTATCAGTAAAACAAGTTTTAGATGTAATGAAGTACAAATTGGAGAATTGTTTTATGATGATTTGAATTTTGTGCTTAAAGAAATTTCTACTCCATTTCGAGGTTCTGGGGATTCTGTTGAGCGACTTAAAAAATTCTCAAAGGCATCGTATCATTTGTATTCGCAATTATTAGGTACTATTGAATCTGATATTAAAGGTAAGGAGCTTATAATTATTCCGCATGCGGAGCTGTCGTATTTATCGTTTGAATCGTTGCTGACAGAGGATGTCTCAAAGGACAAACCGGATATGAGACAATATCCATGGCTGATAAATGAGTACAGTATTAATTATGAATATAATGCTGCTATTTTATCGTCTTTTAGTAATGGAAAACGTGAGTTTAACAAAGTTTATTCCTTTGCTCCTGAGTATTTTGGTGATGAATCGACGAAGGATTCAGTTCTTGTAAATATTCGTGAGGCTATTAATGATTATTTAATGCCTTTGCCTTCTGCTAAAGAAGAAATTGAAAAAATAGGCAATATTTTTGATTCCGAAATTTTTGAAGGTAAAGCTGCCAGTAAAACTAATTTTCTTGATAATGCTATTTCAAATAATGTGATGCACCTGGCAATGCATTCTTTAAATGATGAATTAATGCCACTAAATTCGCAATTAGTATTTTCGGCTGAAAGTGATTCTAATGATGTACTGAAGGCTTATGAATTATATAATTATGATTTAAACGCTCCTATGGTTGTTCTGAGTTCGTGTAGTACAGGTCGGGGGAAAAGGCAGAATGGAGAAGGGTTAATTAGTTTGGCTCGTGCTTTTAAATTTTCTGGTGTAGAGACGCAAGTATTTACATTGTGGCCGGTTGATGATCAATCCGGAGCGATACTAACAGAATTATTTTATACTCATTTGAAAGCTAAGGCGTATAAGGATGAAGCTTTAAGACAAGCTAAATTAGACTTTATTAAAAATGCTGATGCAATAAAAGCTCATCCATATTATTGGGCTAATTATGTTATTACGGGTAATACATGTCCAATTCAACAAAAAACAAATTCGTATTATTGGTTCTTTTTATTAATTCTTCCAATTGCATTGATTGTTACTATCAAATTGCGAAGAAAAAATACCGATTAA
- a CDS encoding HlyD family efflux transporter periplasmic adaptor subunit, whose amino-acid sequence MPNSSIWKNNKFRLYSSFYYKGLAVYWILLVLFFIILIALPLIKVDVSTQSRGTIKTADKISPISSGLTGKITYLNISENQTVHQGDTLLILEQTGIKTEISIAKSQIELFKSYISDINILLLPNKQNPTSTLYLQEQEDYLNEIKRLQRDISKKTIDFERTKQLFNENVVPIAELQEDSFLLKSAEDELQVFKTTTLSKWELDKSNFSLTIQDLQVKIDNLFQKKNQYTLTAPFSGNVISFNGIAKGSIIKENETIAMLSPIDDLLAECYVSPSDIGLIRQNMPVKIMIDSYNYNQWGLMEATVVSISHDVINQDGQFVYVVKSKMHSDHLTLNNGLKGYLKKGMTITGRFIVTQRSLLQLLFDNINDWLNPRILQPETKE is encoded by the coding sequence ATGCCTAATTCTTCTATTTGGAAAAACAATAAATTCAGATTATACTCAAGCTTTTATTACAAAGGCTTAGCTGTATATTGGATTTTATTAGTTCTTTTTTTTATTATTCTGATTGCACTACCTCTAATTAAAGTTGACGTCAGTACACAAAGTAGAGGTACCATTAAGACAGCAGATAAAATAAGTCCAATTTCTTCAGGACTTACAGGTAAAATCACTTACTTAAATATTTCTGAAAATCAAACTGTACATCAAGGTGATACCTTATTAATACTGGAACAAACAGGAATTAAGACTGAAATTTCAATTGCCAAATCTCAAATTGAACTATTCAAATCTTATATATCAGATATAAATATACTATTGCTTCCTAATAAACAGAATCCAACCTCAACATTATATTTACAGGAACAAGAAGATTATTTGAACGAAATAAAAAGATTGCAAAGAGACATTTCAAAGAAAACAATTGATTTTGAAAGAACTAAACAACTTTTTAATGAAAATGTAGTCCCAATCGCCGAGCTACAAGAAGACTCATTCCTTTTAAAATCAGCCGAAGACGAATTACAAGTATTTAAAACTACCACATTATCGAAATGGGAATTAGACAAAAGTAATTTTTCTTTAACTATTCAAGATCTGCAGGTTAAAATTGATAATTTATTTCAAAAAAAGAATCAATATACATTAACAGCCCCTTTTAGCGGGAATGTAATTTCTTTTAATGGAATTGCAAAAGGTAGCATTATCAAAGAAAACGAAACAATTGCCATGTTATCTCCCATTGACGATCTACTGGCTGAATGTTATGTTTCTCCATCAGATATTGGACTTATTCGTCAGAATATGCCTGTAAAAATTATGATTGATTCATACAATTATAATCAATGGGGATTAATGGAAGCTACAGTAGTTAGTATTTCGCATGATGTTATCAACCAAGATGGACAATTTGTATATGTAGTTAAAAGCAAAATGCATTCTGATCACTTGACACTAAATAATGGACTAAAAGGATATCTAAAAAAAGGCATGACCATAACCGGACGTTTCATTGTCACCCAACGTTCTTTGTTACAGCTACTATTCGACAATATAAACGATTGGCTTAATCCCAGAATCTTACAACCTGAAACGAAAGAATGA
- a CDS encoding peptidase domain-containing ABC transporter, with the protein MSIKIQQYDHADCGAACLASVASFYKLKLRLWKIRELAGTHLSGTSAYGLLKAAEAIGFEAKGIQIEKEELPEIPLPAIAHLKLPEGGHHFVVIYKVGKKKVKVMDPAEGRLINMPIASFTKMWTGIIILLIPSINFKAGIHKESASRKLWNLVKPHNHIFIQSGLGALAFSVLGISTAIYIQKLTDFVLVGHNINLLNLMGVIMLIIIVIQLVLGMLQSWFVLRVGQNIDSTLITGYFQHLLKLPQRFFDSMRVGELISRVNDAIKIRAFINQVAVEATVDILIIAIAYIVMAFINWKLSLLAALVIPIYTLVFFATNKANRKIEREKMKKAAKLEIQLVESLKAGKTIKQMGAEDFFINKTENRLMELLEEVYTSGKIDIFSSYNLTSINRVLTILILWIGAFSVINQQLTPGQLMSFFAITSFFTSPVARLLGMNKTIQGAVIATDRLFEILDLKRETEDRDSQSDEIKLENGDIHFKNIEFQYTLEQELFKNLSFSIKQGSITALVGDSGSGKSTIGYLLQGLYPIAAGQISIGHSDIQKVNLTQLRKTVGIVPQNIELFAGNLVENIALGESKPDIKRIHKIIDILKLQDIIDNLPEGLNTWLGENANQLSGGQRQRLAIARMLYLDPDIYVFDEATSFLDDRTELGIKNLILDLKNQGKTIIMVAHRMSTINIAEQILVFAKGKIIESGNYKELIKQKGRFFEMVEHHRKS; encoded by the coding sequence ATGAGTATAAAAATTCAGCAATACGACCATGCCGATTGTGGAGCAGCATGCCTTGCTTCTGTAGCCAGCTTTTATAAGTTAAAGCTTCGTTTATGGAAAATAAGAGAATTGGCCGGCACACATCTTAGTGGAACAAGTGCCTACGGCCTTCTTAAAGCCGCTGAAGCAATTGGTTTTGAAGCTAAGGGAATTCAAATAGAAAAAGAGGAATTACCAGAAATTCCACTGCCTGCCATTGCTCATTTAAAATTGCCTGAAGGAGGACACCATTTTGTTGTAATATATAAAGTTGGGAAGAAGAAAGTTAAAGTAATGGATCCAGCCGAAGGTAGGCTTATCAACATGCCAATAGCTTCATTTACTAAAATGTGGACGGGCATTATTATTTTATTAATTCCATCTATCAATTTTAAAGCGGGCATACATAAAGAATCAGCGTCCAGAAAGCTATGGAATCTGGTTAAACCTCATAATCACATTTTTATTCAATCAGGATTAGGAGCCTTGGCTTTTTCTGTACTTGGTATATCTACCGCTATTTACATTCAAAAACTAACCGATTTTGTTTTAGTAGGTCACAACATCAACTTACTTAACCTAATGGGAGTGATAATGCTTATTATTATTGTTATTCAATTAGTGTTAGGAATGCTACAATCGTGGTTTGTACTTCGCGTTGGACAAAACATTGACAGTACCTTGATTACAGGATACTTTCAACATCTATTAAAATTACCACAGCGTTTTTTCGATAGCATGCGCGTAGGTGAACTTATTTCTAGAGTAAACGATGCTATAAAAATCAGAGCATTTATTAACCAAGTAGCAGTAGAAGCAACTGTTGATATCTTAATTATTGCAATAGCATATATTGTAATGGCATTCATTAATTGGAAATTATCATTATTAGCAGCACTTGTTATTCCTATATATACTCTGGTTTTTTTTGCAACCAACAAAGCCAATAGAAAAATTGAACGCGAAAAGATGAAGAAGGCCGCAAAACTTGAAATACAATTGGTTGAATCATTAAAAGCCGGTAAAACAATCAAACAAATGGGTGCTGAAGATTTCTTCATTAACAAAACCGAAAATCGTTTAATGGAGTTACTGGAAGAAGTATACACTTCCGGTAAGATTGACATATTCTCATCGTATAATCTAACCAGTATCAATCGAGTATTAACAATTTTAATTTTATGGATTGGGGCATTTAGTGTTATTAATCAACAATTAACTCCAGGCCAATTAATGTCGTTTTTTGCCATTACTAGTTTTTTCACTAGTCCTGTTGCAAGACTATTGGGAATGAATAAAACAATTCAAGGTGCTGTAATTGCTACCGACAGATTATTTGAAATACTTGATTTGAAAAGAGAAACAGAAGACAGAGATTCTCAATCAGATGAAATCAAATTAGAGAATGGAGATATACATTTTAAGAATATTGAATTTCAATATACTCTGGAACAAGAATTATTTAAAAATCTTAGCTTCTCAATTAAACAAGGAAGTATAACTGCATTAGTTGGCGATAGTGGTTCTGGTAAATCAACTATAGGATACCTTTTACAAGGTCTCTATCCGATTGCAGCAGGACAAATATCTATTGGACATTCTGATATTCAAAAAGTAAACCTTACACAACTAAGAAAAACTGTCGGTATTGTTCCTCAAAATATCGAACTATTTGCCGGTAACCTAGTCGAAAATATTGCTTTAGGAGAATCTAAACCAGATATCAAACGTATTCACAAAATAATTGATATTCTGAAACTTCAAGATATTATAGATAATCTGCCAGAAGGTTTAAATACCTGGTTAGGAGAAAATGCCAACCAACTTTCAGGTGGACAAAGACAACGACTTGCCATTGCACGTATGCTTTACCTTGATCCTGATATTTATGTATTTGATGAAGCTACTTCTTTTTTAGATGACAGAACCGAACTGGGAATAAAAAACTTAATACTCGACCTCAAAAATCAAGGTAAAACAATCATTATGGTTGCTCACCGAATGAGTACCATTAATATTGCTGAACAGATCCTTGTTTTTGCAAAGGGTAAAATCATTGAATCGGGCAACTACAAAGAGCTAATTAAGCAAAAAGGACGTTTTTTCGAAATGGTAGAACATCATCGAAAAAGTTAA
- a CDS encoding MATE family efflux transporter, with the protein MKISNRYNKHYWPNIKLATPIVLAQAGQMLVNLADTLMVGQVGTAPLAAASYANSIFINILYFGVGISFALTPIVGKAFGAKKKAECGYWLKQGLWANVIIGAILTIISGGFYFLLPYLGQEENVWKEAGPYFLLLTASIIPFQIFNSYKQFAEGLSNTKIAMVITIGGNVLNVILNYIFIYGHFGMPALGLAGAGIGTLASRIMMAITFAIILPKINHYKEYLHSHTSSLSFEALKKITKLGMPIGLQFVIEIFAFSLGSIMMGWIDAESLAAHQIVLSLASLTYMMSSGLASATTIKVSIFRGKKMFNEIKNTSFASLHLVLIFMSGTGILFFTLRSFLPSLFTPDHQVTLLASNLMIIAAFFQIFDGIQVTSLGILRGLEDVVAPVIGAGIAYLLISVPTGYLATFVFNIGPAGIWVGYLVGLASAGAFLQLRFRILYRNNYE; encoded by the coding sequence ATGAAGATAAGCAATCGCTATAATAAACACTATTGGCCTAACATTAAGCTAGCCACTCCAATTGTATTGGCTCAAGCCGGCCAAATGTTGGTTAATCTTGCCGATACTTTAATGGTTGGACAAGTAGGAACAGCTCCACTTGCAGCAGCATCGTATGCCAATAGTATATTTATTAACATACTATACTTTGGTGTTGGTATTTCTTTTGCACTCACCCCCATTGTTGGTAAGGCTTTTGGGGCAAAGAAAAAGGCTGAATGCGGTTACTGGCTGAAGCAAGGTTTATGGGCGAACGTTATAATTGGTGCTATTCTCACCATAATATCCGGTGGTTTCTATTTTCTTCTTCCATATTTAGGACAAGAAGAAAATGTTTGGAAAGAAGCCGGTCCATATTTTTTACTTTTAACGGCTTCGATAATCCCCTTTCAGATATTCAACTCGTATAAACAGTTTGCAGAAGGTTTAAGCAATACTAAAATTGCCATGGTAATCACGATTGGAGGTAATGTTCTAAATGTTATACTCAACTACATTTTTATCTACGGACATTTTGGGATGCCTGCATTGGGATTAGCAGGCGCTGGGATTGGAACTCTTGCTTCAAGAATAATGATGGCTATTACATTCGCAATCATCTTGCCTAAAATCAATCATTACAAAGAATATCTTCACTCCCATACGAGCTCGCTTTCATTTGAAGCACTAAAGAAAATTACGAAATTAGGAATGCCCATTGGCTTGCAGTTTGTTATTGAAATATTCGCATTTAGTCTGGGTAGCATCATGATGGGATGGATTGATGCCGAAAGTTTGGCTGCTCATCAGATAGTATTAAGTTTAGCCAGTTTAACTTATATGATGTCATCAGGCTTAGCTTCGGCAACTACAATTAAGGTTAGCATTTTCAGAGGTAAAAAGATGTTTAACGAAATTAAAAACACATCTTTTGCTTCGTTACATCTGGTATTGATATTCATGAGCGGTACGGGTATTTTATTTTTCACCCTTCGTTCATTTTTACCTAGCCTTTTTACTCCTGATCATCAAGTTACACTTCTAGCATCTAATTTAATGATTATAGCCGCATTCTTTCAAATATTTGATGGAATACAAGTAACTTCGTTAGGCATATTAAGAGGATTAGAAGACGTGGTTGCTCCGGTAATCGGAGCTGGAATTGCCTATTTATTAATATCAGTTCCAACCGGATATCTGGCTACTTTTGTTTTTAACATCGGTCCTGCAGGAATCTGGGTAGGTTATTTAGTTGGTCTGGCTTCGGCGGGTGCATTCTTACAATTAAGATTCAGAATTCTTTATCGAAATAATTATGAATGA
- a CDS encoding 2-phosphosulfolactate phosphatase produces the protein MNEINIDVINTAQDVTTNKVIGKKAVVIDVLRATSVMTTAINNKAKQIIPVLTPEVAFETRQKIGSNTILGGERHAELIEGFDYGNSPLSYTKKVIENKTLIITTTNGTLAIQNAIKADELLIASFLNASAMVNYLHDSKNIALICSGNNGIYTLEDNLCAGYIISLILDSGRQTKLSDSAISALSLYNCTKDDVTRLASQGHHYNVLKSKNFTNDLVECFTLNKYNVVLKMIDGKIKKVV, from the coding sequence ATGAATGAAATAAATATTGATGTTATAAATACAGCTCAAGATGTAACTACTAATAAAGTTATTGGTAAAAAAGCTGTTGTAATTGACGTTCTGCGGGCAACTTCGGTAATGACTACCGCAATTAACAACAAAGCAAAACAAATAATTCCCGTACTTACACCAGAAGTAGCATTTGAAACACGGCAAAAAATAGGCAGCAACACAATACTTGGGGGCGAACGCCATGCTGAATTAATTGAAGGATTCGACTATGGCAACTCTCCTCTATCTTACACTAAAAAGGTTATAGAGAATAAAACACTAATTATTACAACAACCAACGGAACTCTTGCCATACAAAATGCAATTAAAGCAGATGAATTATTAATTGCTTCTTTTTTAAACGCAAGTGCTATGGTTAACTATTTACATGACTCGAAAAATATTGCTTTGATTTGTTCAGGCAATAACGGTATTTACACCCTTGAAGATAATCTTTGTGCTGGTTATATTATCAGCTTGATTCTAGATTCAGGGAGACAAACAAAGCTCAGCGATTCTGCAATATCAGCATTAAGCCTGTATAATTGTACAAAAGATGATGTTACAAGATTAGCTTCTCAAGGACATCATTATAACGTATTAAAAAGTAAAAACTTTACCAATGATTTGGTTGAGTGCTTTACTTTAAATAAATACAACGTTGTGCTCAAAATGATTGACGGAAAAATAAAAAAGGTTGTTTAA